The Arcobacter roscoffensis genome segment TATTTATATAACTGTTAAATGTAGTAGATGTTGCACTAAAAGCTGTTTTAATATTATCTTTACCTATATTATCAAAATTATTTAAAAATTCTTCTATAATATAGTTCATTGTTTCTATTTTTTTATTTTCATACTCACTTGTAGTTAAAGCTTTCCAAAAATTTGCTTTTGTATGAGTTGAGATAGTTATGCTTAAACCTTTAGAGCTTAATACTTCGTCATTTACATCAGAAAATGATACAAAAAATGAGTTTGAAATACAATTGGGTATATTTTTATTTAAAACAATTTGATAGTGATGAATAAGCTCTGGCTTTATATCAAGTTTTAGATAAACAACAAATGCACTTTGGTCATTGAATTTAAATGAACTATAATATTTTTTTATTTTCTCATCTTCAAATAAAGAACTGCTATCAAAAACTGTAGAGTTTAAAATGACATTTTTACTTAAATATTCATCTTTATTTGTTTTGATTAAATACTCATTTTCTTTTTTGATTATTTTTAAAACTTCTTCTTTGTTGTGAGTATCTACATTTTTTAATATTCCATCAAAAATATGTCCCATTCCATTATTTACATAATAAACATCATGAAAAGGATACGAAAGACCCAGTGCCATTGATAATAAAGGAATGTTTTTAGAAGTTGTTTGAACGGTAATAAAAAGTTGAGCATCTATAAAGTTTTGGTATTCATGACTTATATCTCCTAAAGTTGAAGCTATAAACCCTTTTGCACTTTTAAATATATCAAATTTAAACTCTTTTAAAAGCTCAGCTACAAAAACAGCACTTTTAATATAAGCTTTTAGACTATATTTTGCAAAGTATAGTTTTTTTAAGTTCCAAAACTTCTCATCTATTTGTTTTAGTGTTTTCCAAAAAATCTCATTATTTTTATTTGGATACACTTCATTTATATCTTCTAAAAACTTATCGAAGTCTTTTGTTCTATCTAAAACTTTTTTATTTTGAATAGTTCTAATTGCAACTTGGCTTTTTAGTAAATCAGGCTTAAAATCTATCTCATCA includes the following:
- a CDS encoding phytoene desaturase family protein, with translation MKKLDIAVVGSGIGGSLIASLNSKKNLVLFERDKNLGGCASTFKRFGSYFNAGATTFVGYEQNHPIKEIFDEIDFKPDLLKSQVAIRTIQNKKVLDRTKDFDKFLEDINEVYPNKNNEIFWKTLKQIDEKFWNLKKLYFAKYSLKAYIKSAVFVAELLKEFKFDIFKSAKGFIASTLGDISHEYQNFIDAQLFITVQTTSKNIPLLSMALGLSYPFHDVYYVNNGMGHIFDGILKNVDTHNKEEVLKIIKKENEYLIKTNKDEYLSKNVILNSTVFDSSSLFEDEKIKKYYSSFKFNDQSAFVVYLKLDIKPELIHHYQIVLNKNIPNCISNSFFVSFSDVNDEVLSSKGLSITISTHTKANFWKALTTSEYENKKIETMNYIIEEFLNNFDNIGKDNIKTAFSATSTTFNSYINRFNCGGSAISIKNALSLPSCKTPFKGLYNVGDTVFAGQGWPGVALGVKVLNKELNEEF